In the genome of Dyadobacter fermentans DSM 18053, the window ACTTCACATTTGCCCAATCCTTCGCCGAAATGGTCACTTTCTCACTTGCCGGATTAGGGTAAACGGTCACCGCCAGTGCTGATTCGAAGTGAAGGCTTGCCATGCGGCTGTATGCAAATGTCTGGTCGCGGTCGATCATTTTGAGGCGGTACAGATTTTCGCCGGGCATTGGGTTTTCGTCGTTGAAAGTGTATTTCGTGACGGTATTGAGCACATCTCCGGCGGCAGAAAGTGCTCCGATGGTCGTCCATTTTTTGCCGTCTGCACTCCGCTCGATCTCGAATTTTTCGCTATTGACCTCTTCCGACGTCGACCAGCCCAACAATGCGCGTTTTTCTACTTTGGTGGCAGTGAAGCTGATCAGTTTTACAGGCAATGAGCGCGTGACGGGCAATACGAGCGAGTTGGTTTTCGGCATACAACCGCTGCGCGTCGATTTGGCGGTATATGTGAAATCGCCAGGTGTGTCGGGCGCGGTGAATGTGATTGCATTGCCCGTCCTGTTGTACACACCTTCGCCGCTCCACACATAGCTCGCGGAGTTACATTCCGGGCCCGAGCAGTTGACGCTCAGCGTTACCGACGTGCCCACAACCGGCTTGCCATTCGATGTGTTCACGTTGATATCAAATGTGCAGGGTAAATAATTCTCTGTTTCCCACACATTTTCCCAGTAGCCGTCGTCGGTCATCCGGATCGATTTCGGGTGCAAGTCGGTTTGCCCGAAGTTCTCGCCGCCGATCTGGTGCCAGGTTGAAAACAGGAAGTTGCCTGTAAATACGTTGGGGAAAATGTTGACATTCACGGCCTCCGCACGTGCCGGCGGCTGGTATGAGGGCGTCACATATTGCTCGCGGCACAACGCCAGCGTGGGCGCGAGCTGGTGCATTTCGATATCGTTATAATGCATGGCAATGTGCACATATTCGGCGCCATGCTTGTAGGCCCTCGGGAACCACTCGTAGGGAATGCCGCCATTGATCCCTGAACCGCCGTCGGGCTGCGCAAGGTCGATCGGGTCGAATTCTACGCCGGCTATTTTGTTGGGATAAGTGCCTTTGAGCACGTCTATTCCCATGATTTTCTTCCAAAGGTCCCATTGGTTGGTACCGTCGGTGTGGTAAATGCCGTCCGACAATTCCAGGGCAAGCAGCAATGTACTGCTGTGCAAATGCCAGTTGTTCCCCTGCACGGAGCCGAAATCGGATATAAAATGGAGTACTTTAATGGACGAGCTTCGATTTTTGACGGTGCTGTAAAAGCCCTTAAATAGTTTCAGCAAGCCCCATCCGGCAAAGCGGTGCAGATCGCGGCCTATTTCCGAGTTATAGTTGCCATCGCTAGGCTGCGGTGCATTGGCGATGGGGTAGGAGTTACGGCCCCAGGTAGCGTGGCTTTGGCCGGGAAACCGTAATGGCAGGAATTTCGAGCGCCATGCCTGCAAGGCCTTAGCCTCATACATTCCGGCGTAATTCATCCAATTGATAGTCTTGTTAGGCATATAAAACTCTTCGGAACCGTTGTTGCCCATTGCCACATACAAAATCCGGGAAGAGTAATTCTGCACCTGTGCCAGGGCGTCGTCTACGAACGCCAGGAAACGCCCGGTGGCATATTCGGAGTAAACGGAAGGGTATGTATGCGCAATCGCATCCTGCATAAGTGAGCCGGTGGAAATCTGTGCAATGTCGGCCGTAGCCAGGAAGCTGTCGTTCCAGTAGCCGGGACGCAGGTACGAGAAATGCAGCGCCACTTTCATGTTCGGGTTCAGGTCCAGGATGGCTTTCACGGCCTGTGCCATCTTCGTCCGCTGGTAATTGCCGGGCGTGGGCTCATAATGCTCCCATTGCACGTGCAGCCGGATCGCCGTAGGGCTGGCATCTTTTCCGTTGTATTTCAGGTTTGCAAACCGGAGGATGTACTGCCATTGCTCCGGATTGATACCGTTCGGGGCCGTCCTGTCGAAGCCGTAGCCGGTGGTGTTCAGGATCAGTTCGCGCTGAGCCAGCAGTGAATCCGGCCTGCACAATAGCAGCGAAAGAAAGAGCAGAATGTTTAGTAGACGTGGTTGAATGGATGAAAGCAGCGGGCGTTCGAAGTACATAAATGTTTTTTGGTTCAGTAGGCGTTACAGGTTTATCGGTTTTATGGGGCTACTACAAACTTTTCTATAATGCATATAGAAGTTTATGGAGTATCCTGTGGCTGGTGAAAAACACAGTTGTCCCTAATTTCCCTGGGCGGATAAAGATGTAAGTAGAAGAGGAATTCTAGTCTTGACCCAGAAAGGCCATTTTATAAAAGTATTTTGTAATGTTAACTTGATAAAGGATGGTATGTAACTTCGAGGCAAGGTAAAATATTAAAACTACATTCCAAGAAAACTGTAAATAAATTCTACAACAAGTCACAAAAAAAGCGCTCATCCTTGTAGATGAGCGCTTAAAGCTAACCCTATTATGAGACTACGCGAGCTTTTTATATTTAATCCGCGTCGGAGTTGCGTCGGTGCCCAGGCGTTTGCGGCGGTTCTCTTCATATTCCGAGAAGTTACCTTCGAACCAGTAAACCTGTGAATCGCCTTCGAATGCGAGAATGTGCGTCGCGACGCGGTCGAGGAACCAGCGGTCGTGGGAGATGATCACCGCACAGCCTGCGAAGTTTTCAAGACCCTCTTCCAATGCACGGAGCGTGTTTACGTCCAAATCGTTGGTCGGCTCATCAAGCAGGAGCAGGTTGCCGCCTTCTTTCAACGTCATGGCCAGGTGCACGCGGTTGCGCTCCCCGCCCGACAGCGTGCCTACCTTCTTCTCCTGGTCGCCGCCGCCGAAGTTGAACCGGCTCACATATGCACGCGCGTTTGCCTGCTTGCCCCCGAGCATGATCCAGTCGTTGCCGTCGGATACGCTTTGGTACACGGTTTTGTTCGCGTCGAGGTTGTCATGCTCCTGGTCTACATAGGCGAGTTGCACGGTCTCACCTACTTCGAAATGGCCCGTCAGCGGTTTGAGCTGGCCAGTAATGAGTTTAAATAAGGTGGTTTTACCCGCACCGTTTGGCCCGATAATGCCTACAATGCCGTTCGGCGGCAATGCGAAGCTGAGGTTTTCGTAAAGCAGCCGGTCGCCGAAGCCCATCGACACATTGTGCGCTTCAATGACCTTGTTCCCGAGGCGTGGGCCTGAAGGAATGAAGATTTCCAGTTTTTCCTCCTTTTCGCGCGCTTCCTCGCTGAGCAATTTCTCGTAAGCACCCAACCTCGCCTTGGATTTCGCCTGACGTGCCTTTGGCGCTAAACGAACCCATTCAAGCTCGCGCTGCAACGTTTTCTGGCGTTTCGACTCGGTTTTTTCTTCTTTTTTCAAACGCTCCTGCTTCTGTTCGAGCCACGAAGTGTAGTTGCCTTTCCACGGAATGCCCTCGCCGCGGTCGAGTTCGAGAATCCAGCCGGCTACATTGTCGAGGAAATAGCGGTCGTGCGTTACGGCGATCACCGTTCCTTTATATTGTCTCAAATGCTCTTCGAGCCACAGTACCGACTCGGCGTCGAGGTGGTTGGTAGGCTCATCGAGCAAAAGTACGTCGGGCTGGCGCAGCAGGAGGCGGCACAACGCGACCCGGCGTTTCTCTCCACCGGAAAGTGTCGAGATCAATGTATCCGAAGGCGGGCAGCGCAGCGCGTCCATCGCGATTTCGAGCCGGTTGTCGAGATTCCAGGCGTCCGAAGCGTCGAGTTTTTCCTGCACTTCGCCTTGTCTTTCCAATAATTTATCGAAATCTGCATCCTCGGCGCCGAACGCTTCATTGATTTCGTCGAATTCTTTCAATAGGTTTACGATTTCTTGTACACCTTCTTCTACAACTTCGCGGACTGTCTTATTGGGATCGAGTTTAGGTTCCTGTTCGAGCATCCCGACCGAATAGCCGGGCGAGAAAACCACCTCACCCTGAATGTCTTTATCGATGCCGGCGATCACGCGCAGGAGTGTCGACTTACCTGATCCGTTCAGACCCAGTACGCCGATTTTGGCACCGTAGAAAAAGGATAAATAAATGTTTTTAATAATATGTCTGTTGGGGGGAATGATTTTGTTAACCCCCGACATTGAGAAAATAATGGTTTCGTTACTCATTTTTTGTTTAATTTGTGCGTAACAAATATCGTTATATATCCCTACACTTAGCAGATAAAAAAAATTGAAAGAATGGAAAATGCCACATTGAATGATGAATACGGCTACGTTAAGGACAGCAAAGTATTTTTAAAGGGGTATCTGGATTTCCCCGACCGGCAAATTGGAGAAGTAAAAAGGACTGAACAGGAAGCGATTGACTATTTCAAGAATCGTTTTAACATTGTCCTGAACAAAGTAGAACAGCTGGAACAAGAAATAGATGAAGCACTTAACAAAGGCTCTTATCTTACCAAGCTGATCCAGTTGCAACGCAAGCTGAAAGGTTTTGACGCTTTGGGTGATTTCGTCCCACTTTTGAAAAGGCTGGAAGAAAAAGAAGAGTATCTCAAAGGCCTTATCGAAGTTAACCAGCTCAAAAACCTGGAAATTAAACGTGCGTTGATCGAGGATGTGAAAGTTGCCGCGGCTGTTACGGATTATGCCACAGCAACGGACCAGATACAGGAGATCAAAGCGAAATGGATCCGCACCGGGCCGGTGGACAAAGAATATCAGGAAGAAATTGAAACGACATTTCAACAAATCCTGGACGATTTCTTCCAGCGCCGCCGCGACTATTTCGACGAGCAGAACAAACTCAACCAGAAACGTATCGAGGAATACGAACGCCTGATCAAGATCACGAAAACGCTGAGCTATGCGAAGGATCTTGACGAAGCTTATCAAAAAGCGAGGGACGTTCGCAATGCCTGGAACAACGTTGGAGAAGTTCCTCCTAAGCGCTTTTTCAAAGTCAATAAAGCGTATCGCCACTTCCTGAAATTATTCTATGACAAATACAATGCGGCCAAGGGCATCGAGCCGAAGGTGCGTGTAGACCCGCGTGTCCTCGAACAGCAGAAATTGCTGGCACAGGCTGAAACATTGCTGAAATCGCCGGATATTATCGAAGCGTCGCAGGAAGCAAAAGCATTGCTGAGCAAATGGAAGGAAATCAAAATACCTTTCAAACTGGCCGATAAGGAGCTCGCAGAGCGGTTCCGGATGGTGTGCGATAAGATTTTCGAACTCAGCTACCTGGCGCGCGTGATCAGCCGCAAGTACCCTGCATTCGACCTGAAAAGCCCGGAAGAGCAGCTTCGCACCAAATACCGCGAACTCGAATGGCTTACCAAGCGTGAAAAAAGCGACCTCGAATTCGCACAGCTGGAATTTGACCGCACCGCTACCGGCGATCCCGAACTGGACAAGCAAGCCGCAGGCCGCATCAACATCCAGAAGCGCAAGGTTCAGATGAAAGAACGCATTCTCATCGAATTCGAAAGAAAACTAAAAGCTATTACGGGCTGACCTTCAGCGGGTGACGCTCACGGGCTGACCTTCCGCGGGTGACGCTCACGGGCTGACCCTCAGCGGGTGACGCTTACCCGTTAGCCCCGCGCATCGACGATTTGTTGATTACCAAATTAGATTGCAATACCCTGGTCTCGAATTCGGCCGGGGTATTTTTGCTTTCTATCAGGTCCAGCAGCAATGAAGTAGCCTGCTGTCCC includes:
- the ettA gene encoding energy-dependent translational throttle protein EttA; amino-acid sequence: MSNETIIFSMSGVNKIIPPNRHIIKNIYLSFFYGAKIGVLGLNGSGKSTLLRVIAGIDKDIQGEVVFSPGYSVGMLEQEPKLDPNKTVREVVEEGVQEIVNLLKEFDEINEAFGAEDADFDKLLERQGEVQEKLDASDAWNLDNRLEIAMDALRCPPSDTLISTLSGGEKRRVALCRLLLRQPDVLLLDEPTNHLDAESVLWLEEHLRQYKGTVIAVTHDRYFLDNVAGWILELDRGEGIPWKGNYTSWLEQKQERLKKEEKTESKRQKTLQRELEWVRLAPKARQAKSKARLGAYEKLLSEEAREKEEKLEIFIPSGPRLGNKVIEAHNVSMGFGDRLLYENLSFALPPNGIVGIIGPNGAGKTTLFKLITGQLKPLTGHFEVGETVQLAYVDQEHDNLDANKTVYQSVSDGNDWIMLGGKQANARAYVSRFNFGGGDQEKKVGTLSGGERNRVHLAMTLKEGGNLLLLDEPTNDLDVNTLRALEEGLENFAGCAVIISHDRWFLDRVATHILAFEGDSQVYWFEGNFSEYEENRRKRLGTDATPTRIKYKKLA
- a CDS encoding DUF349 domain-containing protein; translation: MENATLNDEYGYVKDSKVFLKGYLDFPDRQIGEVKRTEQEAIDYFKNRFNIVLNKVEQLEQEIDEALNKGSYLTKLIQLQRKLKGFDALGDFVPLLKRLEEKEEYLKGLIEVNQLKNLEIKRALIEDVKVAAAVTDYATATDQIQEIKAKWIRTGPVDKEYQEEIETTFQQILDDFFQRRRDYFDEQNKLNQKRIEEYERLIKITKTLSYAKDLDEAYQKARDVRNAWNNVGEVPPKRFFKVNKAYRHFLKLFYDKYNAAKGIEPKVRVDPRVLEQQKLLAQAETLLKSPDIIEASQEAKALLSKWKEIKIPFKLADKELAERFRMVCDKIFELSYLARVISRKYPAFDLKSPEEQLRTKYRELEWLTKREKSDLEFAQLEFDRTATGDPELDKQAAGRINIQKRKVQMKERILIEFERKLKAITG
- a CDS encoding T9SS type A sorting domain-containing protein translates to MYFERPLLSSIQPRLLNILLFLSLLLCRPDSLLAQRELILNTTGYGFDRTAPNGINPEQWQYILRFANLKYNGKDASPTAIRLHVQWEHYEPTPGNYQRTKMAQAVKAILDLNPNMKVALHFSYLRPGYWNDSFLATADIAQISTGSLMQDAIAHTYPSVYSEYATGRFLAFVDDALAQVQNYSSRILYVAMGNNGSEEFYMPNKTINWMNYAGMYEAKALQAWRSKFLPLRFPGQSHATWGRNSYPIANAPQPSDGNYNSEIGRDLHRFAGWGLLKLFKGFYSTVKNRSSSIKVLHFISDFGSVQGNNWHLHSSTLLLALELSDGIYHTDGTNQWDLWKKIMGIDVLKGTYPNKIAGVEFDPIDLAQPDGGSGINGGIPYEWFPRAYKHGAEYVHIAMHYNDIEMHQLAPTLALCREQYVTPSYQPPARAEAVNVNIFPNVFTGNFLFSTWHQIGGENFGQTDLHPKSIRMTDDGYWENVWETENYLPCTFDINVNTSNGKPVVGTSVTLSVNCSGPECNSASYVWSGEGVYNRTGNAITFTAPDTPGDFTYTAKSTRSGCMPKTNSLVLPVTRSLPVKLISFTATKVEKRALLGWSTSEEVNSEKFEIERSADGKKWTTIGALSAAGDVLNTVTKYTFNDENPMPGENLYRLKMIDRDQTFAYSRMASLHFESALAVTVYPNPASEKVTISAKDWANVKSVKIFNQAGNVVYSSDKPQPDINIQSLASGAYVIGVLRGDGAQENVKFVKGAGK